A stretch of the Glycine soja cultivar W05 chromosome 13, ASM419377v2, whole genome shotgun sequence genome encodes the following:
- the LOC114382814 gene encoding RING-H2 finger protein ATL56-like produces MNNPLPTDYRILDLHAVVSHHSITMPSPSADQSQSQPKPNPNLLSLFLKPIIMLLLTSLFFLFLGFAAFLLLNLFLLGGAFHRLRFRPSVTSAPASSIGLPPRDINNLPRFLLAKGSANRPDSHCVVCLDAFRNAQWCRKLAACGHVFHRTCVDTWLLKVAACPTCRTPVRFNAGTTVHDPPQRSDQFHTCGTDCTALTTLL; encoded by the coding sequence ATGAATAACCCACTGCCCACAGATTATAGAATTTTGGACTTGCACGCCGTCGTCTCCCACCACTCAATCACCATGCCTTCTCCTTCTGCAGATCAATCACAATCCCAACCAAAACCTAACCCCAACCTCCTTTCCCTCTTCCTCAAGCCCATCATCATGCTCCTTCTCACCTccctcttcttcctcttcctcggcTTCGCCGCCTTCCTCCTCCTCAACCTCTTCCTCCTCGGTGGCGCCTTCCACCGCCTTCGCTTCCGCCCCTCCGTTACCTCCGCCCCCGCCTCCTCCATCGGCCTCCCCCCTCGTGATATCAACAACCTCCCCCGCTTTCTGCTCGCCAAAGGATCCGCAAACCGACCCGACTCCCATTGCGTCGTCTGCTTGGACGCCTTCCGCAACGCCCAGTGGTGCCGAAAGCTCGCCGCTTGCGGCCACGTGTTTCACCGCACGTGTGTCGACACGTGGCTCCTCAAGGTCGCCGCATGCCCCACGTGCCGTACACCCGTGCGATTTAATGCCGGAACTACGGTTCATGACCCGCCTCAGCGTTCTGACCAATTTCATACCTGCGGAACTGACTGCACTGCTCTCACCACCCTTTTATAG
- the LOC114382812 gene encoding uncharacterized protein LOC114382812, with translation MEESGSGGVWWCCSPLKMIVESLRIMSCNKVVFASIMLLTTLPLSTLVISQSISTHSLTSQIQHLEALAHFTSTRFEARHVCQESRHEALSLLRIKALFSLPSYLLSLAAALSSVHSTLLALHATATTTAAASLRHHSARLLATTIFVYAILFAFSPLPRVLAFLATSATARLLLLASASALEVYLMAVMSVALVVSVAEERFGWDAIRVGFALMEGGRICGWVLSGLFVLGSSLIGSKLEHLMDGQDSIAVKDKASLIVSYGLLVLWSYVVITVFYCDCRKRHPIREHQADDDDLPQQQLSLMWGW, from the exons ATGGAGGAATCAGGATCAGGGGGTGTGTGGTGGTGTTGTTCCCCATTGAAGATGATAGTGGAGTCGCTAAGGATTATGAGCTGCAACAAAGTGGTGTTCGCATCCATCATGCTCCTCACCACCCTTCCTCTATCGACCCTGGTAATTTCCCAATCCATCTCCACCCACTCCCTCACCTCCCAAATCCAGCACCTGGAGGCCCTCGCACACTTCACCTCCACACGTTTCGAGGCCCGCCACGTCTGCCAAGAATCCCGCCACGAAGCCCTCTCCCTCCTCCGCATCAAGGCCCTCTTCTCCCTCCCCTCCTACCTCCTCTCCCTCGCCGCCGCCCTATCCTCCGTCCACTCCACCCTCCTCGCTCTCCACGCCACCGCCACCACCACCGCCGCCGCTTCCCTCCGCCACCACTCCGCGCGCCTTCTCGCCACCACCATCTTCGTCTACGCCATCCTCTTCGCCTTCTCCCCCCTCCCGCGCGTCCTCGCCTTCCTCGCCACCTCCGCCACCGCCAGGCTCCTCCTACTCGCCTCCGCCTCCGCCCTCGAGGTCTACCTCATGGCCGTGATGAGCGTCGCCCTCGTCGTCTCCGTCGCCGAAGAGAGGTTCGGCTGGGACGCCATTCGGGTCGGATTCGCTCTGATGGAGGGAGGCCGGATCTGCGGGTGGGTCCTGTCGGGCTTGTTCGTGTTGGGCTCGAGCCTGATCGGGTCGAAGTTGGAACACTTGATGGACGGTCAGGATTCGATCGCGGTTAAGGATAAAGCGAGTCTGATAGTTTCGTACGGATTATTAGTGCTGTGGAGTTATGTTGTTATCACTGTGTTTTACTGTGACTGTAGAAAACGGCATCCAATTAGGGAACACCAAGCAGATGATGATGACCTTCCACAACAACAACTATCTCTAAT GTGGGGATGGTGA
- the LOC114382011 gene encoding probable alpha,alpha-trehalose-phosphate synthase [UDP-forming] 11 produces the protein MLSRSCLGLLNLVSVDDYQTLGGRVPRLVTTAAGDVPELYIDGMENPGSDDAVSPARRERRIVVANQLPIRAFREGRKWRFEWDRDSLVLQLKDGFPSDVEVLYVGSLKAEIEGCKQEEVAQLLLEKFRCVPTFIPSEIHNKFYHGFCKHYLWPLFHYMLPMSPSQGARFDREQWKAYVLANRIFAEKVTEIINPDEDYVWVHDYHLMILPTFLRKRFHRVKLGFFLHNTFPSSEIYRTLPVREDILRAFLNCDLIGFHTFDYARHFLSCCSRMLGLDYESKRGYIGLDYYGRTVTVKILPAGIHMGLLESVLSLPQTALRVKELKKEYEGKVVILGVDDMDLFKGISLKFLALGKLLEVDESLRGRVVLVQILNAARSRGKDIQDVKNESEAIAREINEKYSQPGYQPIVYINGPISTQEKAAYYAVSECCVVNAVRDGMNLVPYEYTVCRQGSFALDKALGVEGEDKKTLKQSVIIVSEFIGCSPSLSGAIRVNPWNIDEVAEAMNSAVTMSEAEKHLRHEKHYKYISSHDVAYWARSFDQDLDRACREHYSKRYWGVGLGLGFRIVALDPTFRKLSVDHIASAYRDTHSRLILLDYDGTMMPQATIKTPSKEVITVLNYLCSDPENMVFIVSGRDKDCLSKWFSPCEKLGLSAEHGYFTRWTKDSPWETCGLTTDFEWKMIAEPVMALYTEATDGSFIEHKESAMVWHHQEADPYFGSCQAKELLDHLESVLANEPVGVIRGQHIVEVKPQGVSKGKVVEDLISIMRSKGKSPDFLLCIGDDRSDEDMFESIALSVSNPALSTIISKVFACTVGQKPSMAEYYLDDTSEVIKLLEGLATAAGPSASIIYQDL, from the exons ATGCTATCAAGATCTTGCTTGGGGCTATTGAATTTGGTATCGGTGGATGATTACCAAACGCTGGGTGGTCGCGTTCCGCGGCTGGTGACGACGGCGGCCGGAGACGTGCCGGAGTTGTATATCGACGGCATGGAGAATCCGGGATCGGACGACGCCGTTTCGCCGGCGCGGCGCGAGCGGAGGATCGTGGTCGCGAATCAGTTACCGATACGCGCGTTTCGCGAGGGGAGGAAATGGAGGTTCGAGTGGGACAGAGACAGCCTCGTCCTTCAGCTCAAAGACGGATTTCCTTCCGACGTGGAAGTGTTGTACGTCGGTTCCCTGAAAGCAGAGATCGAAGGCTGCAAACAAGAAGAAGTCGCTCAGTTACTCCTCGAAAAGTTCCGCTGCGTCCCAACGTTTATACCTTCAGAAATTCACAACAAATTCTACCATGGTTTTTGCAAGCATTACCTGTGGCCACTTTTTCACTACATGCTACCCATGTCGCCGAGCCAAGGCGCGCGTTTCGACCGCGAGCAGTGGAAGGCGTATGTGCTCGCGAACAGGATCTTCGCAGAAAAGGTCACCGAGATTATCAACCCGGACGAGGATTATGTCTGGGTTCACGATTACCACCTCATGATACTACCCACGTTCCTCCGGAAGCGGTTCCACCGTGTGAAGCTGGGCTTCTTCTTGCACAACACGTTTCCGTCGTCGGAGATATACCGGACTCTACCCGTTCGCGAGGACATCCTCCGCGCGTTTCTGAACTGCGACCTGATCGGGTTCCACACCTTCGACTACGCGCGACATTTTTTGTCGTGTTGTAGCAGGATGCTGGGGCTGGATTACGAGTCCAAGAGGGGTTACATTGGGTTGGATTACTACGGTCGCACCGTGACGGTTAAGATCCTCCCCGCGGGGATTCACATGGGGCTCTTGGAGTCGGTGTTGTCTTTGCCGCAGACGGCGTTAAGGGTGAAGGAATTGAAGAAGGAGTATGAAGGAAAGGTTGTGATATTGGGAGTGGATGACATGGACTTGTTCAAAGGTATTAGTTTAAAGTTCTTAGCTTTGGGGAAGCTTCTGGAAGTGGATGAAAGCTTAAGGGGTCGTGTGGTGTTGGTTCAGATTCTGAACGCGGCGAGGAGCAGAGGGAAGGACATTCAGGACGTGAAGAACGAGAGCGAGGCCATTGCCAGAGAGATCAATGAGAAATATTCACAACCGGGGTACCAGCCTATTGTTTACATCAATGGACCAATCTCCACGCAGGAGAAGGCTGCGTATTACGCTGTTTCTGAGTGCTGCGTTGTGAATGCGGTGAGGGATGGGATGAATTTGGTGCCTTATGAGTACACTGTTTGCAGGCAGGGGAGTTTTGCTTTGGACAAGGCGCTTGGCGTTGAAGGTGAGGATAAGAAAACCCTTAAGCAGAGCGTTATCATCGTGTCTGAGTTCATAGGGTGTTCCCCTTCGCTCAGTGGAGCCATCAGGGTGAATCCGTGGAACATTGATGAAGTCGCTGAGGCCATGAATTCGGCTGTCACAATGTCGGAGGCAGAGAAGCATTTGCGCCACGAGAAGCATTACAAGTACATAAGCTCTCATGATGTGGCTTACTGGGCAAGGAGTTTTGATCAGGATTTAGATAGAGCTTGTAGGGAGCATTACTCTAAGAGGTATTGGGGTGTTGGATTGGGCTTGGGGTTCAGAATTGTTGCTTTGGATCCTACCTTTAGGAAGCTCTCTGTGGATCACATTGCCTCTGCATATAGAGATACACACAGTCGATTGATCCTTTTGGACTACGATGGCACCATGATGCCGCAGGCGACAATCAAGACTCCGAGCAAGGAAGTTATTACTGTCTTGAATTATTTATGCAGTGATCCTGAAAACATGGTGTTCATTGTGAGCGGCAGGGATAAGGATTGCTTGAGCAAGTGGTTTTCTCCATGTGAGAAATTGGGTCTCTCTGCTGAGCACGGTTACTTCACTAG GTGGACCAAGGATTCTCCTTGGGAGACTTGCGGATTGACGACCGATTTTGAATGGAAAATGATTGCAGAACCTGTGATGGCGCTTTATACTGAAGCAACTGATGGTTCCTTCATTGAACATAAAGAAAGTGCAATGGTTTGGCACCATCAAGAAGCAGATCCTTATTTTGGATCATGCCAAGCAAAAGAGCTTCTTGATCACCTGGAGAGTGTGCTTGCCAATGAGCCAGTAGGGGTTATAAGGGGACAACATATAGTTGAAGTTAAACCTCAG GGTGTGAGCAAGGGTAAAGTGGTGGAAGACCTTATCTCAATCATGCGAAGTAAGGGGAAGTCACCAGATTTTCTACTGTGCATAGGAGATGATCGCTCAGATGAAGATATGTTTGAAAGCATTGCTCTTTCAGTATCTAATCCAGCTCTTTCCACCATAATATCAAAAGTGTTTGCATGCACTGTTGGACAAAAACCAAGTATGGCCGAATACTATTTGGATGATACTAGCGAAGTAATCAAGTTACTTGAAGGACTTGCAACTGCAGCAGGACCTTCTGCGTCCATAATTTATCAGGATTTGTGA